The genomic region GATCCATTTATCCAGTGAAATCTGATGAGCCACATATAAAAATGTGAAGAACCTTTCAACGGATTTCTGCTTTTCTGGGATAAAGCAGGGAAAAAATTGTACATTAAGAGTGTAATTACCCATGTTTAGATCATAATACATCAAGTGCAACCAACGTTAACAATTTTCATGTCTTTAGCTCTGTTTTCTAGAAACCAAAACATTCAGATCAATTAACAATATTTGAATGTGCTGGCATTATGATGATTCAGTCAAAGTTGGTCCGTAGAGGCcgatctgtttgtgtgtatccTGCACAGATATGTTTGCGTGTATCCTGCACAGATCTATATAGCGTAGCTGCAAGGCATAACCCAAAAATAGCCTCTGTGCATACTTCTTCCAGGCCAGACCTCGATGTCATTATTTATGGAAGGGTGTACAAGGGTGTGTCAGCTCAATCAAAGCTCTCACCCCCTCATCTGGTAATTAATATTTCAATTAATGCATTTGCCATAGAATAATTGTATTAAGAATTATAGCTTGATGCATTTATGTTTACACTGATAAAGGAAAAGATAATGTAGATAATGTGGGGGGGGAGCAGCTACATTAAGATTCAGTTGCTGGAGATGAGTCATTGCTCATGAATGATGTGTGTATGGTCGTGTTGCTAGCAACCCCACACCCTGCTTTTATAAGATGAAGTGATAGGACACTGCACTTGGATAATTGCAGTTTATTCTAGTCAGAACATATTTGTGACCATTAATGTTATTAGTTCAGGTGAATTTATTTCTCACTAATCCTACATCATATTTGCGTTTTATTGCTGAAAACTTGGGTTTTGATCTCTTATGATCTTTATTGAGTTTATACATATTAAACGAAGAGTGTGTATTTTAGTAAACTCTTTCATTACCTTTAATAAAGCCTTATAGTTTGATGGCTTCTTGAAGCTGTATTTCAACTATCTGTAGAAAATTTTAGATGTATAGAGTGGTTCCAAGAGGTACAAGAGGCCTTATAAAAAATCTCTCTGATCTTCACAGAAGATAAATTGAGATCTAATCCTCTGTTTAGTTAAGCTCTCTTTCATGAATTCACTCATTTAGGGCTAGAATGATGATGCATTGACACCTAGTTGGTGTCAAGTGTATTCTAGGTTTATAGCTACTATGCACTTGATTGATTTATAccaaactatatatatatatatatatatatatatatatatatatatatatatatatatatatatcacaacaTATATCACGATCAAGTACGATCAAGGCAGGCATACAAATGTGTCATACATTACTAGATTTAGAACTCTATTTTAAGATGAATATGTCCTTTGATAAAAATAGCTTGTGTTTACAAAGTAAAAAGGACTGATATAGTCTCCCTTAATGATCATAGCAATTTATTTACATAAAAAATACACCGAATGTGCAAAGACAGGATTTTAGTATCAAATGTCTTTGCTTGGGAATTACTCACCATCACCATTTAGAGATTTAAAATAGCAGAGTTACCATGCTGCAAGACTCCCTATAGGCCAAACATGCTGTATAATTTGAACAGATTAGTTGGAAACAAGGAAAACGAGACTGTGTCTTACCAAATTGCACTAAGTAATTCCATCAGTGCTATGGGCTTTTCGTCGGTGCACTGTTGTTTCAGTGTACCCCGGGTCCACCTGATCCCATCAACAGAGTACTTGAAAATAAGATGTGATGAATTCTGTGCAGTCTGCTGCAAATCATTAGCGTCACAGCACTAGCAGGGGAGGCTCTGAATGAATTACTTGAATTGCATTCTGACCTTTTGTGCTGAGAAATTGCCTTCCCAACCATGTTCTGCCTAATAATGTTAACTCGTGTTAATCTACCTGTATCCTAGGTGGAGTTTGAGGACGTGATTGCAGAACCCGATGGCACACATAGTCTGGACGGTGTGTGGAAAGCCAGCTACACCACATTCACCGTCTCCAAATACTGGTGCTATCGCGTGCTGTCGGCCATCTTTGGAATCCCAGTGGCGCTGCTGTGGGGATTCTGTTTCGCTTGCATCTCCTTCTGCCACATCTGGGCTGTGATGCCCTGCATCAAGAGCTACCTGATTGAGACGCAGTGCCTGAGTCGCATCTACTCCCTCTGCATTCACACGTTCTGTGACCCCTTGTTTGAGGCGCTGGGAAAGGTGTTCAGCAGCATACGGGTGGCACTTCGCAAAGAGGTGTAGAGATCCTGAAGGAGTTTACAAAATTGAGTTCTATTACACATTTTCTTCAGCTTTGATAAAGAGGTCAGATCTTGATGGGCTTAAACCTGTTCCAGTCACCATTGTATAATGAAAGACTGAGTAGTGAGCAGTGCTGACCGAATACAGAGTTGTACTGACCTGTGCAGTGTTTCAATTTCAGTGGTGTGTGGACAGTGCTGATCGTGGAGAACAGAGGAGTCTTATTCCTCTACGTTACAGTCTTCTCTCTGTGTGCTCAATAGAGATTTTTTATTGGGtgctgacttttttttttttttgcaacgtCTCAAAAATAAGACATGAAATGGTTTTAAAAAATAGAAGTCTTCGAATTAATGTATTTTAGTTTGAATGTATCAAATTTGATAAATTATGTATCTAAATTAAGCATTTTCTTTATCACTATGACATGTACTGTGTAATGTGTACTGTgcacaaaataaatatatttttaaaaggtCAAGCTGTTCTAttccatcatagggagtttttcctcgccactgtcgcctttggcttgctcattagggttctggacccatagtattgttaaccttgtaaaccctgtaaagctgctttgcgacaacttgagttgttaaaagcgctatacaaataaactttgattgattgattgattgatattcttttacattaaagttATAAATGGGTATTTTGGGATAAAAATGTAGATAAAATGTATGACACTTAATGTAATCAAAATACACTTGTCCCAAAAGAAGAGTGAGTTAGTTCTCAAGAAGAGagatgaagtaaaaaaaaaccccttgGTGTGTGTTGCTTCATGAAGGCTCACAGGCTGGTGGTATTGAATGATTCGTCTGTAATGTATCCAGTTTAGCTACGTTCTGAAATCACCTGCTATGATTTCTTTTGGCTTATTTCGCTAAAAATAATTCTAAAGTAATGGTCATTTCTGACGCcagcttttaatattttatttgtagCCTTTGCATTTTCAATTTAAATCAATGTTATAAGGAACGAGAGAAAAGCAGAGTGCCTCTCTAACGGTGTTATACAACTAAAGTGGAAAAAATGTCTTAATTGGGTTGAGTTGGCACTGCCCTTGGCCACTAGTCATGCTGACCTCCGCTGTGCTAGCTATACCGGAATAACCTCGtaatcagaatatttcatttAAATGCATCAAAGTACAATTAAAATGCAGGGGGACCATCTGCAGAGTTTCACACATTAGGCTGCCTCAGcatgaaaaaaaagaaactggGGTTGCTGAATTTAACGGAATAATTAGAAAGGATTAACTTAGCCTCCTATTAGGGTGGCACAGTACTAAGAGATTGTTGTCAATTTTTAATTGAGTCTTTTATAGCTGACGAGGCTGACAGCGTGAAGATAATTTATGAGACAACTTAAGAACGAATATCTAGAGAATGAGGGTGAGCGTTTCGTTTTCTTTAGTGGCGAGATAACGTGAACGTATAATTGAGAGACACGGCCTGATTTCGCCATACTTTTTGTAAATGTGCGCCGTGTTAGGTGGCAGTTGGGACACGTGTGTCAAGATAAGCTAGCTAACATCATCAGGCTGTAAGTATAAGTGTAGGCTATTACTTAAACTTGTTGGCATGTGGTACTCAGGATTTGCTTTGGGAGCTAACGTCGCCACCAAGCTAGCATATATTATaagttctctcatgtttcgcccgttaaatgtaatac from Brachyhypopomus gauderio isolate BG-103 chromosome 8, BGAUD_0.2, whole genome shotgun sequence harbors:
- the cav3 gene encoding caveolin-3, with product MADQYNINEEKILKDRHAKEIDLINRDPKQINEDVVKVEFEDVIAEPDGTHSLDGVWKASYTTFTVSKYWCYRVLSAIFGIPVALLWGFCFACISFCHIWAVMPCIKSYLIETQCLSRIYSLCIHTFCDPLFEALGKVFSSIRVALRKEV